A single window of Xylocopilactobacillus apicola DNA harbors:
- a CDS encoding immunoglobulin-like domain-containing protein: MKKTFVKYFGVASATLLAAAPAVTPALMTAAGQQTVKAAGLQDNITAAFKADNSIVPVSDADWDQLTSINVKDIAKPETNAVDKAYLKRLKDTAESARSEFATNAYNTFVNNGPADSLPLSSVYTSWMLGVGFNGSSLTNGVSVAYIGNLVKDQYGTVNKYNQVTFSSWAAQFDNDTKVDKDHGETPLSSTYFWGDKDQTKTVGDYTKEVLAAQLKQQIANLPLWWFVTTTSKPAVAPYNVFTSNIAGVANKINGKQATFTPLDSDDAGESGYVTVVPNGGTDTTVVDENDPSISFVGDNLVNLQTYTEKELINLVPAKNRGVDKSGNPFNDIAGKFKVGNGYVTAAPANEGSKVWNVILKSMMNPKDASFPLKDLTTTGIYKARMIVNGKDPLKNEFITKDEIKNADRISIQMIFKDSGQNEYKTPTIWLSHNAKYTVDTSGLGNITRLPGDFYSPSFGINGIDNATGLPMDSKRFVVVPAGTNLADYTDSKNNIDLTALASLTGGIVGTDALAANDPFGTSMKGSGLATDNYSTDPNLYYSKFGSYNDAVDIYYINAAGKVTSTTTVGKETTAAQSRVNAAKAVNDAVDEYMYSIGTGAQVKAAGLIDVMYKAAAPYLDGTKVKNVTDFKNIYVDLTKYDIPVTGGTAKTGVGSDAIANLVIDHTKTFYFNPNSSRTSDGIFDNYGRNNSKPDAHTAFQSTLGESINQLIMGIPDSRFVTQKDPDSKPNYTVPATNLDKIVANAGRTTKVDVPSKYLPQVSFDTYTSGASYYGNGATINNWFNYGSLETSAAANDNPYYPSGGVIVSGTGSSASSAAPSKSDAYFAPASFTANYYTADQLKARVTDNIQKYMTAKLSNPNTETDSKTNGYFNAYSGAGIKGDAATAYIANGAIPAEDLTIDTSKVDVTKPGKYEITVTYKPLQSINKNVDAGNTNKKVAITDAQGHLFKGGALTTDVFGSDKVSPDTATASEDGSNISNPEAKLSRHDADQIFANGAPATYTLPIEITDGSGVVAGSPVIAFTSGGQNVTIAKGAQFDPYKGIQFFARPGAAAWKGQGDDSLDVKINGQINTNVEGTYTLNYVVTNKAGKVSKLTRVITVGSGVEAPTETAFNMSPAYIDYVPGYNVRAYSAPRAEWTGKQLLHGTSVQVTNKAVYSDGETWYKLSDGSYVKAEYVKAGQAPDTAVDATGTATVTYVPGYGIAVYTGAGSAELVQEAGAAKRLPDGTAWKVFKKQTVAGVTYYNLGGNQWVDGRYVSFK; this comes from the coding sequence TTGAAAAAAACTTTTGTTAAATATTTTGGTGTAGCATCTGCAACTTTACTTGCTGCTGCACCAGCTGTAACACCAGCTTTAATGACAGCTGCTGGTCAGCAAACTGTTAAGGCTGCTGGTCTTCAAGACAACATTACCGCTGCTTTTAAAGCAGACAACTCAATTGTTCCAGTTAGTGACGCTGATTGGGATCAATTAACTTCAATTAATGTTAAAGATATTGCGAAACCTGAAACGAATGCTGTAGATAAAGCTTACCTTAAAAGATTAAAAGATACAGCTGAAAGTGCTAGATCAGAGTTTGCTACGAATGCTTATAATACTTTTGTGAACAATGGTCCTGCAGATTCATTACCTCTTTCATCTGTATATACTTCTTGGATGTTGGGGGTAGGCTTTAATGGTTCTTCATTGACTAATGGGGTATCTGTTGCATATATTGGGAATTTAGTTAAAGATCAGTACGGGACTGTTAACAAGTATAATCAAGTTACCTTTTCTAGTTGGGCTGCTCAATTTGATAATGATACTAAGGTAGATAAGGATCACGGAGAAACTCCTTTATCAAGTACCTATTTTTGGGGAGATAAGGATCAGACAAAGACCGTTGGTGATTATACTAAGGAAGTTTTGGCAGCCCAATTAAAACAACAGATTGCTAATCTGCCCCTTTGGTGGTTTGTTACTACCACTTCAAAACCAGCTGTTGCTCCGTATAATGTGTTTACATCTAATATTGCAGGTGTAGCAAATAAGATAAATGGAAAGCAAGCAACATTTACACCGCTTGACTCGGATGATGCTGGAGAAAGTGGATATGTAACAGTTGTTCCTAACGGTGGAACAGATACAACTGTTGTTGACGAAAATGATCCAAGCATTAGTTTTGTTGGAGATAACTTAGTTAACCTTCAAACTTATACTGAGAAAGAACTTATCAACTTGGTTCCTGCTAAAAACAGAGGTGTAGATAAGTCAGGTAACCCATTTAATGATATTGCTGGTAAGTTCAAAGTTGGTAACGGATATGTTACTGCTGCTCCTGCAAATGAAGGAAGTAAAGTTTGGAATGTCATTCTTAAATCAATGATGAACCCTAAAGATGCTAGCTTCCCATTGAAGGACTTGACAACTACTGGCATCTACAAAGCTAGAATGATCGTTAACGGCAAGGATCCATTGAAGAACGAATTCATCACTAAAGACGAAATCAAGAATGCTGACCGTATCAGCATCCAGATGATCTTCAAAGATTCAGGCCAAAACGAATACAAGACACCTACAATCTGGTTGTCACACAATGCTAAGTATACTGTTGATACAAGCGGCTTAGGCAACATCACTCGTTTACCAGGTGACTTCTACAGCCCATCATTTGGTATTAATGGTATTGATAACGCAACTGGTTTACCAATGGATAGCAAGAGATTTGTCGTTGTACCTGCTGGCACAAACTTAGCAGACTACACAGACAGCAAGAACAATATTGACTTGACTGCTTTGGCTAGCTTAACTGGCGGTATTGTAGGAACTGATGCTTTAGCTGCAAACGATCCTTTTGGCACTTCTATGAAGGGCTCAGGCTTAGCAACAGATAACTACTCAACAGACCCTAACCTTTACTATTCTAAATTTGGTAGCTATAACGATGCAGTAGACATCTACTACATCAACGCTGCAGGTAAAGTAACTTCAACTACAACAGTCGGTAAAGAAACTACAGCAGCTCAAAGTCGTGTTAATGCTGCAAAAGCAGTTAATGATGCAGTTGATGAATACATGTATAGTATTGGAACTGGTGCTCAAGTTAAAGCTGCTGGATTGATTGATGTAATGTATAAAGCCGCAGCGCCTTATTTGGACGGTACTAAAGTTAAAAATGTTACAGACTTTAAAAACATATACGTTGATTTAACTAAATATGATATTCCTGTTACTGGTGGTACAGCTAAAACAGGTGTTGGTTCAGATGCGATTGCTAACTTGGTAATCGATCACACTAAAACCTTTTATTTTAATCCTAATTCTTCTCGTACATCTGATGGTATTTTTGATAACTATGGACGTAATAATTCAAAACCAGATGCTCATACGGCTTTTCAGTCTACTTTAGGAGAATCAATTAATCAGTTGATAATGGGTATTCCTGATAGTAGATTTGTCACTCAAAAAGATCCAGATAGTAAACCAAATTATACTGTACCAGCAACTAACTTAGACAAGATCGTTGCTAATGCTGGTCGGACTACTAAAGTTGATGTTCCTAGCAAGTATCTTCCACAAGTATCATTTGATACATACACAAGTGGAGCTTCATACTACGGCAATGGTGCAACAATCAATAACTGGTTCAACTATGGTTCATTAGAAACAAGTGCTGCTGCTAATGACAATCCATACTACCCATCTGGTGGAGTTATTGTATCTGGTACTGGTTCATCAGCATCAAGTGCTGCTCCTAGCAAATCAGATGCATACTTTGCACCTGCCTCATTCACAGCTAACTACTATACTGCTGATCAACTTAAAGCTAGAGTTACTGATAACATTCAGAAATACATGACTGCTAAGTTATCTAACCCTAACACTGAAACAGACAGCAAGACTAATGGTTACTTCAACGCTTACTCTGGTGCAGGCATTAAAGGTGATGCTGCTACTGCATACATCGCTAATGGTGCTATCCCAGCAGAAGACTTGACAATCGACACAAGTAAAGTTGATGTTACTAAGCCAGGTAAGTACGAAATCACTGTTACTTACAAACCATTACAATCAATCAACAAGAACGTTGATGCTGGTAACACTAACAAGAAAGTTGCAATCACTGATGCACAAGGTCACTTATTCAAGGGTGGCGCTTTAACTACTGATGTTTTCGGTAGCGATAAGGTTTCTCCTGATACTGCAACTGCTTCTGAAGATGGCTCAAACATCTCAAATCCAGAAGCTAAACTTTCAAGACATGATGCTGATCAGATCTTTGCTAATGGCGCTCCTGCTACTTATACACTCCCAATCGAAATTACTGACGGTAGTGGCGTAGTTGCTGGCTCACCAGTTATTGCATTCACTTCTGGTGGACAGAATGTAACAATTGCTAAGGGTGCACAATTTGATCCTTACAAGGGTATCCAATTCTTCGCTCGTCCAGGCGCTGCAGCTTGGAAAGGCCAAGGCGATGATTCACTTGATGTTAAGATTAACGGTCAGATCAACACTAACGTTGAAGGTACTTACACATTAAACTATGTAGTTACTAACAAAGCTGGCAAAGTTTCTAAATTAACTCGTGTAATCACTGTTGGTTCTGGTGTAGAAGCACCAACTGAAACTGCATTCAACATGAGCCCTGCTTACATTGATTATGTTCCAGGCTACAATGTTCGTGCATACAGTGCTCCAAGAGCTGAATGGACTGGCAAGCAACTTCTTCACGGTACTTCTGTACAAGTTACAAACAAAGCTGTTTACAGTGATGGCGAAACTTGGTACAAGTTAAGTGACGGTAGCTATGTTAAAGCTGAATACGTTAAAGCTGGTCAGGCTCCTGACACAGCTGTTGACGCTACTGGAACTGCAACTGTAACTTATGTTCCTGGTTACGGAATTGCTGTCTACACTGGTGCAGGTTCAGCTGAACTTGTTCAAGAAGCTGGCGCAGCTAAGAGATTACCTGACGGAACTGCTTGGAAGGTATTCAAGAAACAAACAGTTGCTGGTGTTACTTACTACAACCTTGGTGGAAACCAATGGGTTGACGGTAGATACGTTAGCTTTAAATAA